The DNA sequence AAGTCGGTGACTACGGTCGATATGTCTAACACCTATCTCAACTGGGCGCAGGACAACTTCGAGTTGAATGGCCTTAAAGGCAAGCAGTATCAGTTTATTCAGGGCGATTGCTTGCAGTGGATAGATGACTGCGACCAGCAGTATGACCTGATCTTCATCGATCCACCGACCTTCTCTAACTCCAAGCGCATGGAAGATTCTTTCGATGTGCAGCGCGACCACGTGAAGCTGTTGAGCGCGCTGGTGAAGCTGCTGCGTCCGGGCGGGGAGATACTGTTCTCCAACAACAAGCGTAAATTTAAGATGGATAGCGAGGCGCTCAGTGCCCTTGGCTTGTCGATCACTAACCTGGATAAGCAGACGCTGCCGCTGGATTACAAGCGTAATCCGCATATTCATAACACCTGGTTGATTCAGCATGCCTAAGACCAGCGGCTATATTCTTTTTCATACCGATGCCTGCCACCTGTGTGAGCAGGCCCAGGCGCTTATCACGGCGCTGAATATCGATTTTGTCTTGCAGGATATCTGCGATGACGAGCAACTGGCGCAGCGCTATGGCGTGCGTATTCCAGTGCTGCTGCGTGAGGCCGATGACGCCGAGTTAGGCTGGCCTTTCGACAGCGAGCAGTTGCAACAATTTACAGGAGCATAAATTGAGTCTGGTTCGTATTAATAACGGCTCATTGGCCTATGGCTACACCCCCTTATTGCAAAACGCCGACTTTACCATAGAGCCGGGCGAGCGCGTCTGTATCGTGGGCCGTAACGGCGCCGGTAAATCGAGCCTGATGAAGGTGATTGGCGGTGAGGTGTTACTTGACGATGGCGAGTTTAACATTGCGAACGACGTTAAGGTTAGCAGACTGCAACAGGACCCACCTAAGGCTGAGCAGGGCACGGTTTACGCCTATATCTCGGCGGGTTTGCAGGAGGTGGGCGAGAAGCTCGAGCGTTATCATCAGCTGTCTCACGATGTTGCCCACGTTGACGCCCAGGAGATGGAGCGCCTGCTCAAGCAGATGGAACGTCTTCAATCGGATCTCGACCATCTCAACGGCTGGCAGCTCGATACCCGCATCAATCAGACCTGTGAGTTGCTGGGATTGGACGCAGATGCGAGCCTGGCTAGTCTGTCTGGCGGCTGGCAGCGTAAGGTGGCCCTGGCGCGCGCCCTGGTGAGCGAGCCGGATCTGCTGCTGCTCGACGAGCCTACCAACCATCTGGATATCGACACTATCGAATGGCTGGAAGAGTTTCTGCTTAATTATCGCGGCGCCATCGTCTTTATCAGTCACGACCGTGGCTTCATTCAGCGCATGGCGACCCGTATCGTGGATCTCGACCGAGGTGTGGTGACCTCCTGGCCCGGTGATTACCAGACCTACCTAGATGGCAAGGCCGAATGGCTTAGGGTAGAAGAGGAGAAGAACGCTCAGTTCGATAAGAAGCTTGCAGAAGAGGAAGCCTGGATCCGCCAAGGGATCAAGGCGCGCCGTACCCGTAACGAAGGCCGCGTGCGCGCGCTTAAAGCGCTGCGTATGGAGCGTATGGAACGTATCAATCGTCAGGGCGGCGCTAAGATGGCTGTGGCCGATACCGAGCGCTCGGGTAAGCTGGTATTTGATATCAAAGATCTCAACTACAACCTGCCAGATAAGAACCTGGTGAAGAATTTCACCACCTCTGTGATGCGCGGCGATCGTATCGCCCTCATCGGCCCTAACGGCTGTGGCAAGTCGACTCTGATCAAGCTGTTGATTGGTCAGCTTGCGCCTCAATCCGGCGAGGTGAAGGTGGGCACTAAGTTAGAAGTGGCCTATTTTGACCAATACCGTGAGGCGCTTGATCCGGAAAAAACCGTTGAAGACAATGTAGGTGAAGGCAAGAAGACGGTGACTATCAATGGTCAGGATAGGCATATCTTAAGCTACCTGCAGGACTTTCTGTTTTCACCCATGCGCGCCCGTACGCCGGTGAAGGCTCTTTCCGGTGGTGAGAAGAATAGATTGTTGCTGGCGCGTCTGCTGCTAAGGCCAGCAAACCTGATCATTCTCGATGAACCGACAAACGATCTTGATATCGAGACCTTAGAGTTGCTAGAGTCGCTGTTGACCGATTATCAAGGCACCTTGCTATTGGTGAGTCACGATCGTGCCTTTATCGATAACACGGTTACCAGCTCCTGGTGGTTTACCGGTAACGGCGGCTGGAGTGAATATGTCGGCGGTTATCAAGATGCCGTATCCCAGGGGGCAAAATTTTATTCTGAGGAACCAGTTGCCAAGGACGCTGTCCAACCCAAGGTTGCCGAACCGGTTAAGCGCGAAACCAAGGCGGCCGCTAAAGCAGAGAAGAAACTTTCTTATAAATTACAGAGAGAACTCGATGCCTTGCCTGCCAAGATGGAACAACTCGAAGCCGAGATTGAAAGCTTGCAGGCAGTTATCAATGAGCCCGATTTTTATACTCAAGCACAAGATCTGGTCAGTAGCCGATTAAATGAATTGGCAGAGCTGGAACAGGAATTAGAAGTGTGTTTCGAACGTTGGGAAGAGCTAGAAGCCCTCAAATAGACGATAGAATAATAGGAAAAGTACATGAAGTTGAAGTTTGATAGAGCCATCTCTTTAGTCGCAGTCGGAGTGATCACCGCGCTGCAGACGGCTCACGCTGCACCTGTCTATGAGATCCAGAACATTCAAGACTATGATCTTAATGGTACCTTAGAGTCGACCATCAACGGCTACGGCATGTTTGTTAATCAGCAAGATAAGATGGTGGGGATCTCTAAGGGTAAGAAGAAGCTCGAGGTCGACGACGAGACTGGTGGCGCCATCGATATCGAAGATGGTATTCCGCCTGAGCAACTAGTGTCTTACTCCATTAACGCGCCCATTATTGCTAATAACTTTACCTTTTCCGCCGATGGCAATGGTGCCAGCGGTAGCTGGATCCCAACTTTCGATTCGGTTTTCGGCACTACCCATCCGAAAGATACCGATGAAGACCAGCCGGAGACCATTAACTCGATCAATGCCTATTACTATGGCATTAACAATAATGGGATCAAGGTAGGTACCTATACCGCGCCTGAGCAGAAAACCGAGTTTACTGGCGAGCGCAACGACAGTAACCAAGATCAGGAATATTGGTACTACCGTGAATTTGAGGAGCGTGGCTTCCTCAAGACTGCAGAAGGGACAGATATCGCCTTGGTACCACCCTATACCGTTTATAGCAAAGACGATACGGATGTAGTTGTGGGCGGAGTTTCTGTGGCGGCGGCCATCAACGACAATAACCTGATCACAGGCTATGCGACCACAGAACTGGCCAAGACGAGTCAAACCCGTGTCGATAACTGTATCAGCGGTGAGACCTATCCAATCGATGTCTGTGTGCAGAGGGATCAATATCCAGATAGCAACAATGCGCGCCGTATTCTTTATCAGACACGCGCCTTTGTGTGGCAGTTCGATGGTACGGACGTGACGCCGACCGAGTTACCGCTGGGACTTGAGTCGACTTCAGACAGTGTGTTCACCGCTCAGGGGATTGGTTTGAACAGTGAGGGTGTGATTGCTGGTCGCTCTCATGTATATCGTAACGATAACAAGGATAAGCTGGCGTTCGATGCCGCCTATTGGAAGAAAGATGCTCAAGGTGATTACCAATATCACTGGGTGAAGATGACCAACGATCAGCTGTCATCTGTTGCCTATGACATCAACGACAATGGCATTCTGGTGGGCAGCTACCGCCGCTACATCGAAGGCTACCTGCGTGACAAGTTCTTCTATCTGGACACCAACGCCGAAGATCCAACCTTCGTGACGCCGAATGATTTTTATGAGGTGATGTCTGATCGCAGCTCGCGTCCACGTGATATCAACAACAAAGATCAGGTCGTAGGTTTCGTCGAGGTTACCAGCGAGAAAGAGAAGCCACGTATGAAGGGTGCCTTCCTGTATGACAAGGCGAGTGACGAGTTTAACGTTATCGACGATCTCCTTGTGTGTGAGTCTAAGGGTTATGTTAAAGACGATGCCGGCAAGTGGACCCGTAACCAGGTCGAGGTGGTCGATGGTGATGGCAAGACCCTTTACTATGATAGCGAGATCCGCATCGTAGAAGCCAACAGCATTAACGATGATGGCACCATAGTGGGCACAGCCTTCATTCGTAAGCCTTCTTATCAGTATGATGAGAAGGGTAATCTAATAATTGGTGAGAACGGTAAGCCATTATTCTCACTCAATGCCAATGGTCAGCCGGTAACCGCTTATCTGCCACGTATGGTGGTGCTAAAGCCGACCACATCGGGTACGGCCTGTGAAGTTGAAGAGACAGATAACTCGGGTAATGGTAAATATGAGCGTAAAGGCGCCGCCAGTTTTGCCTGGTTGTTGCTGCTGCCATTGGTTTGGTTGAGACGTCGTGTTCAGGCCTAAGGGTTGTTAGAACTTATCGAACTAAAAATCGGGGCGAATGCCCCGATTTTTTATTAATAAGGAACTCATGCGTTTAAAAAATAACCCTATCGAAAGGCGAATTTTTGATTGATCTCGTGATGAAAAAGTTCTATTTCTATGGATGAGGCTTCGGCCTTTAGGATTTGAGAACAGAGGATGCTTGCATGAAAAGACAAAAAAGAGATCGTCTCGATAGAGCTTTTTCAAAGGGATTCCAGGCCGGGATAGGTGGCCGCTCGAAGGATAACTGTCCTTATTCTACTTTAGACTCTAAATCACACTGGCTCGGAGGGTGGCGCGAAGGCGTCGATGGCCGTCTCAGCGGCCTGTTCAACAAGTGATTTAGCTGTTTGCCCTCTGTTTAGAGGGCATTTTCGTCAATGAGCTATCGCAAATCGCTTAGAAGCTTGAGGTATCGGTAAAGATACCGACTTTTAAATCCGTCGCCGAATAGATCTCACGTCCATCGACTTCCATTACCGCATCGGCAATACCCATCACCAGCTTTCTGTAGACCTTACGCTTAATGGTCAGCTTGTAGGTAACCTTCTTCGCATCGGGTAGCACCTGGCCGGTAAATTTCACTTCACCAACGCCTAGCGCGCGACCCTTACCTTCGGCGCCTTCCCAGCCGAGGAAGAAACCGACCAGCTGCCACATGGCGTCTAGGCCCAGACAACCAGGCATCACAGGATCTGTCTCGAAGTGACAGCCGAAGAACCAGAGTGATGGATCGATATCCAGCTCAGCAACAATTTCACCCTTACCAAACTCACCGCCGTCATCGTTGATCTTAGTGATGCGGTCTATCATCAACATGTTGTCGATAGGTAGGCGAGGCGAGTTGGCGCCAAATAGGTTACCGTGCCCGCAGGTGACTAATTCTTCTTTACTGAAACTGTTTGCTTTATTCATTGTTAACTTCACTCTAGCAATTTGAGTCGCCAAGGTTAGCTAACACGTGTACGCCAAACAACTCCGATCAGCTAGAAAGTTTCAGTTTATGGAGCAAGTTGGCAAAAAAAGATCGCTCTTCATCGGGATAACCGGCGAGTCCTTCTAATCGCGCCTGTACCATGCCATATAGGCTTTCCTCGGGGAACTGGCCATTATCATCTCGGCTGCCTGCGGGTTTGTTCATCAAGATGGCTACTGCTTGATCTGTATGCTCGACCTGGTACAGGTGAAACTCTTTTGCCTTGACGGCGGCTATCACGGCTGGAGCCAGGTTGAGTTGCTGCACGTTAGAGGCTGGGATGATCACCCCCTGGGTGCCCGTGAGTCCTCTACGTTGACAGAGGTCGAAGAAGCCTTCGATCTTCTCGTTAACACCGCCAATGGCCTGTACCTGACCAAACTGATCTATGGCGCCAGTGGCGGCGATACCTTGCTCTATTGGCTGCTCGGCAATGGCCGACATCAGAGCGCAGTACTCTGCCAGTGACGCGCTGTCGCCATCGATCTCTTGGTATGACTGTTCGAATACTATGTTGGCATTAAGATGCAGCGGCGCATCCTTACCGAAGATACGGTAGAGGCAAGAGGTGAGGATCATCAGGCCCTTGGCGTGTATGTTGCCGCCAAGTTCCGATTTACGTTCGATATCGGCCACTTCGCCGTCGCCATAGTGCACGGCGGCAGTGATCCTCGCCGGCTCACCATAGGTGTATTCGGCGGCATCCAATACGGTCAGGCCGTTGATCTGGCCTATCATGGCACCTTGGGTTGGCAGGTTGATGAAGTTGTCATCGAAGCTCTGGGCTGACAGGCTCTGAGAAGCGTTGTGGCGCGTCTTATGGCGGGCGAGGGCGATGGCGATGTTCTCGCCGTTAAGTTGCTTGCTCTTGCCGTAGAGGGCGGCCTGTACCATGAGCTGACTGATCCCCAGCGTCTCAAGGCTCAGGTGGCGCTGATGCTCTGCCAAGCGGGAACTGTAATTAAACAAAGGTGCCAGCGCCGACTGTTCCAGCGTGAGCTGGTTGGCTTCTGCCAGTTCGACTAGATAGTTGCCATAGTCGAGTTCGCTAAATTCATTGAGATCTATTTCATCCACTAACTCACCGAGCAGGGAGAACGCCGCGGGAAAGTTACGCTCTTCCAGATAGCTGACGCTATATAAGGTGCTGCTGCCTACCAGGATGATCTTGCTGTGCAGGGGAATTGCTGGCCAACCAGAGTGCAGCTGGTATTCACCGAGATGGGCGGCTTCCATTACTAGTTCCCACAGGGCTTCGCGTTTCCACAGCGACTCGGCGCAGATAAACAGGTAATCGCAGTCGGCCATGGCGCCTGGATGATAGACATTAGGATTGTGGGCATCGAGATGACCTATGAGATCCCTGCGTCTAATGGCGCCGCTCAGATAGCGATAGGGTTTACTCGCGCTGCATAGGCACTCATCACCCGCCTCGGTCTGCCATGCCAGGCTGGCGTCTGGTGCCAAACGGTTAAGATAGTGGGTCGCTCTGTGTCCCTGATAGTCGACCAGGGCTGAAATGAGGGCGAGTCTATCGATACCACTCTGATCGGCCAGATACATATGCTGGCCGCAGGCCTTAGCTAATAGGTTGAAGGCATCAAGTGTGCGT is a window from the Shewanella loihica PV-4 genome containing:
- a CDS encoding glutaredoxin family protein, whose translation is MPKTSGYILFHTDACHLCEQAQALITALNIDFVLQDICDDEQLAQRYGVRIPVLLREADDAELGWPFDSEQLQQFTGA
- a CDS encoding ABC transporter ATP-binding protein; its protein translation is MSLVRINNGSLAYGYTPLLQNADFTIEPGERVCIVGRNGAGKSSLMKVIGGEVLLDDGEFNIANDVKVSRLQQDPPKAEQGTVYAYISAGLQEVGEKLERYHQLSHDVAHVDAQEMERLLKQMERLQSDLDHLNGWQLDTRINQTCELLGLDADASLASLSGGWQRKVALARALVSEPDLLLLDEPTNHLDIDTIEWLEEFLLNYRGAIVFISHDRGFIQRMATRIVDLDRGVVTSWPGDYQTYLDGKAEWLRVEEEKNAQFDKKLAEEEAWIRQGIKARRTRNEGRVRALKALRMERMERINRQGGAKMAVADTERSGKLVFDIKDLNYNLPDKNLVKNFTTSVMRGDRIALIGPNGCGKSTLIKLLIGQLAPQSGEVKVGTKLEVAYFDQYREALDPEKTVEDNVGEGKKTVTINGQDRHILSYLQDFLFSPMRARTPVKALSGGEKNRLLLARLLLRPANLIILDEPTNDLDIETLELLESLLTDYQGTLLLVSHDRAFIDNTVTSSWWFTGNGGWSEYVGGYQDAVSQGAKFYSEEPVAKDAVQPKVAEPVKRETKAAAKAEKKLSYKLQRELDALPAKMEQLEAEIESLQAVINEPDFYTQAQDLVSSRLNELAELEQELEVCFERWEELEALK
- a CDS encoding DUF3466 family protein, yielding MKLKFDRAISLVAVGVITALQTAHAAPVYEIQNIQDYDLNGTLESTINGYGMFVNQQDKMVGISKGKKKLEVDDETGGAIDIEDGIPPEQLVSYSINAPIIANNFTFSADGNGASGSWIPTFDSVFGTTHPKDTDEDQPETINSINAYYYGINNNGIKVGTYTAPEQKTEFTGERNDSNQDQEYWYYREFEERGFLKTAEGTDIALVPPYTVYSKDDTDVVVGGVSVAAAINDNNLITGYATTELAKTSQTRVDNCISGETYPIDVCVQRDQYPDSNNARRILYQTRAFVWQFDGTDVTPTELPLGLESTSDSVFTAQGIGLNSEGVIAGRSHVYRNDNKDKLAFDAAYWKKDAQGDYQYHWVKMTNDQLSSVAYDINDNGILVGSYRRYIEGYLRDKFFYLDTNAEDPTFVTPNDFYEVMSDRSSRPRDINNKDQVVGFVEVTSEKEKPRMKGAFLYDKASDEFNVIDDLLVCESKGYVKDDAGKWTRNQVEVVDGDGKTLYYDSEIRIVEANSINDDGTIVGTAFIRKPSYQYDEKGNLIIGENGKPLFSLNANGQPVTAYLPRMVVLKPTTSGTACEVEETDNSGNGKYERKGAASFAWLLLLPLVWLRRRVQA
- the rmf gene encoding ribosome modulation factor, whose protein sequence is MKRQKRDRLDRAFSKGFQAGIGGRSKDNCPYSTLDSKSHWLGGWREGVDGRLSGLFNK
- the fabA gene encoding bifunctional 3-hydroxydecanoyl-ACP dehydratase/trans-2-decenoyl-ACP isomerase, which gives rise to MNKANSFSKEELVTCGHGNLFGANSPRLPIDNMLMIDRITKINDDGGEFGKGEIVAELDIDPSLWFFGCHFETDPVMPGCLGLDAMWQLVGFFLGWEGAEGKGRALGVGEVKFTGQVLPDAKKVTYKLTIKRKVYRKLVMGIADAVMEVDGREIYSATDLKVGIFTDTSSF
- a CDS encoding S16 family serine protease, which encodes MIAHSIDAAALSPQFNLPKVDQLKPNLHSRLLGQERTLDAFNLLAKACGQHMYLADQSGIDRLALISALVDYQGHRATHYLNRLAPDASLAWQTEAGDECLCSASKPYRYLSGAIRRRDLIGHLDAHNPNVYHPGAMADCDYLFICAESLWKREALWELVMEAAHLGEYQLHSGWPAIPLHSKIILVGSSTLYSVSYLEERNFPAAFSLLGELVDEIDLNEFSELDYGNYLVELAEANQLTLEQSALAPLFNYSSRLAEHQRHLSLETLGISQLMVQAALYGKSKQLNGENIAIALARHKTRHNASQSLSAQSFDDNFINLPTQGAMIGQINGLTVLDAAEYTYGEPARITAAVHYGDGEVADIERKSELGGNIHAKGLMILTSCLYRIFGKDAPLHLNANIVFEQSYQEIDGDSASLAEYCALMSAIAEQPIEQGIAATGAIDQFGQVQAIGGVNEKIEGFFDLCQRRGLTGTQGVIIPASNVQQLNLAPAVIAAVKAKEFHLYQVEHTDQAVAILMNKPAGSRDDNGQFPEESLYGMVQARLEGLAGYPDEERSFFANLLHKLKLSS